The region TTGTGAGAGGTCGAGGGTCATGGAGGGGTTTTTGGACTCAGGACCTAGGACTCAGGACGCCGAAGTCCTGAGTTCTGAGGCCTGAAGACTGAAGACTGCGTCCTGCGTCCTGGGTCGTGGGTCAGGGTTTTTCGATCGGGCGTGTGCCGCGGCAATCGGGGTAGGCGGGGCAGCTCCAGAAGGGCTGGCCGGCGTGGGAGCCTTTGCGGGCGGTGCGTTGGATCATGGTTTTACCGCACTCGGGACAAGGAGGCGCGAGGGTGTCTGGTGCGGCGGCGCGCGCTTCGACGCGGCATTGGGTCAGGCGCTCGCGGAAGCCGCCCTCCTCCAGAAATGCCTCGCCCTGGTGGCGGATCTGGCCGCCGAGCATGGCCATGGCTCGGCGGATGAGGATGAGCAGCGCATTGGCGACCACGACCGGGTCCTCATGGTCAAGCCACGGGGCGAACGCCTTCCTTTCGCCATGAAACCAGGTCCAGTAGTCGTGGAGCAGGTCATCGGTATGGACAAAAGAGTCGAAGTTGAGGGCGCTCACGGCGCGGTGCTCTTCGGATCGGACGCTCCACGGAATACTGTCGCGCTCGGCCAGAAACATCTCGATATCGCCCAGCAACTCTCCGAGGCTGGCGCGGGCGACATCGGTGAGCTTCATTTCGGTCTCTTTCGAAGTCGCGGCGCGCTCCGAGCCCTCGATGATATTCTGGCGGCCCGAGCGGGCGGCCCCGACCATCTGACCGGTGGTCTTGCCGAGCGGATCATCCTTGTACGGGATAAAGCGCTTGCAAAAGCGAATGGTGGCGAGGTGGATGAGCGTGGCGAAGCTGAAGGAAGCGAGCTTGCGGTAGCCGCCGGATTTGTCGAAGAGGGTTGTCATGGGGGGAGCCTTTCGATGGGGTGAGTGGGTGGGTGGGACGCAGGACTCAAGACGCAGGACTCAAGACGCCTGGGTCCTGGGTCGGGTGTCCGGGGTCGGAGGGCCAGCGGGCAAGCGACGCCTGGGCTTGCTGCAGCAGGCGGCCGATGGGGAGTTTTGCTAGATTTTTCATAACGCTCTCGCTACCTTTATTTGCCCACATTGGCGTCAACCAATTGGCTGGGCCTTTGGCCGACCGTTTTCGATGGTTTTCGGGATGATTCGTCGAGAATTCGGTCATGCGGAGCCTCAAAAACAATCAAGCGGAGGCCTCCGCCATCTTCAACGGGGCGAAAATAGATCGCGCTGGTTTGACGGGTGATCGAGGTGCCCATCGGTGATGG is a window of Lentisphaerota bacterium DNA encoding:
- a CDS encoding four helix bundle protein; this translates as MTTLFDKSGGYRKLASFSFATLIHLATIRFCKRFIPYKDDPLGKTTGQMVGAARSGRQNIIEGSERAATSKETEMKLTDVARASLGELLGDIEMFLAERDSIPWSVRSEEHRAVSALNFDSFVHTDDLLHDYWTWFHGERKAFAPWLDHEDPVVVANALLILIRRAMAMLGGQIRHQGEAFLEEGGFRERLTQCRVEARAAAPDTLAPPCPECGKTMIQRTARKGSHAGQPFWSCPAYPDCRGTRPIEKP